The Salvelinus alpinus chromosome 21, SLU_Salpinus.1, whole genome shotgun sequence genome has a segment encoding these proteins:
- the LOC139547548 gene encoding sister chromatid cohesion protein PDS5 homolog B-A-like isoform X2, producing the protein MKSLAAQDDDSKPGRGRKRGAAAASQDDKAGQEAKPKRGWRKEPVANTGVGEEPWAETNAADTTLETKDEQNNPPKRGRRRRPPKGMRGRKKAACQAEEEEEQGEEEDGSSENMKVKPTVQRGGRAPRRPQQRLEASEATDDSAESTPQKRRGRPPKAQQHSAKKNLRTGRLSKENESEVEEMEMSQSQEEEDSKTTPKISDSSKKPALMTALHTLGFLSTSFMRTMTQHTSGLCKGYLTKESDGVLHQMTWPPE; encoded by the exons ATGAAGAGTCTGGCTGCTCAGGACGACGACAGCAAGCCCGGCCGGGGACGCAAACGAGGGGCAGCCGCTGCCAGCCAGGACGACAAGGCAGGCCAGGAGGCCAAGCCCAAACGAGGTTGGAGGAAGGAGCCGGTGGCTAACACCGGCGTGGGGGAGGAGCCGTGGGCCGAGACCAATGCCGCAGACACCACCCTGGAGACGAAAGACGAGCAGAACAATCCTCCCAAAAGAGGTCGCAGGAGACGGCCCCCCAAG GGCATGAGGGGCCGGAAGAAGGCTGCTTGTCAagctgaggaggaagaggagcagggagaggaggaagatggcAGTAGTGAGAACATGAAAGTGAAGCCCACGGTGCAGAGAGGAGGCAGGGCACCACGGAGGCCGCAGCAGAG ACTGGAGGCCTCAGAGGCCACAGACGACTCTGCAGAATCCACGCCACAGAAAAGACGGGGGAGACCTCCCAAAGCACAGCAACATTCAGCCAAGAAAAATCT GCGCACAGGGCGTTTGAGTAAAGAGAACGAGTCCgaggtggaggagatggagatgTCTCAGAGCCAGGAAGAGGAGGACAGCAAGACCACACCCAAA ATTTCAGATTCTTCGAAGAAgcctgccttgatgacagctttgcacactcttggctttctctcaaccagcttcatgag gacaatgacccaacacacctccgggctgtgtaagggctatttgactaaggagagtgatggagtgctacatcagatgacctggcctccagagtga
- the LOC139547548 gene encoding sister chromatid cohesion protein PDS5 homolog B-A-like isoform X4, protein MKSLAAQDDDSKPGRGRKRGAAAASQDDKAGQEAKPKRGWRKEPVANTGVGEEPWAETNAADTTLETKDEQNNPPKRGRRRRPPKAAAPNNDTLTKGMRGRKKAACQAEEEEEQGEEEDGSSENMKVKPTVQRGGRAPRRPQQRLEASEATDDSAESTPQKRRGRPPKAQQHSAKKNLRTGRLSKENESEVEEMEMSQSQEEEDSKTTPKVQRKTGRRT, encoded by the exons ATGAAGAGTCTGGCTGCTCAGGACGACGACAGCAAGCCCGGCCGGGGACGCAAACGAGGGGCAGCCGCTGCCAGCCAGGACGACAAGGCAGGCCAGGAGGCCAAGCCCAAACGAGGTTGGAGGAAGGAGCCGGTGGCTAACACCGGCGTGGGGGAGGAGCCGTGGGCCGAGACCAATGCCGCAGACACCACCCTGGAGACGAAAGACGAGCAGAACAATCCTCCCAAAAGAGGTCGCAGGAGACGGCCCCCCAAG GCTGCTGCGCCCAATAATGACACACTTACCAAGGGCATGAGGGGCCGGAAGAAGGCTGCTTGTCAagctgaggaggaagaggagcagggagaggaggaagatggcAGTAGTGAGAACATGAAAGTGAAGCCCACGGTGCAGAGAGGAGGCAGGGCACCACGGAGGCCGCAGCAGAG ACTGGAGGCCTCAGAGGCCACAGACGACTCTGCAGAATCCACGCCACAGAAAAGACGGGGGAGACCTCCCAAAGCACAGCAACATTCAGCCAAGAAAAATCT GCGCACAGGGCGTTTGAGTAAAGAGAACGAGTCCgaggtggaggagatggagatgTCTCAGAGCCAGGAAGAGGAGGACAGCAAGACCACACCCAAA GTGCAACGGAAGACGGGCAGGAGAACATGA
- the LOC139547548 gene encoding sister chromatid cohesion protein PDS5 homolog B-A-like isoform X3 — MKSLAAQDDDSKPGRGRKRGAAAASQDDKAGQEAKPKRGWRKEPVANTGVGEEPWAETNAADTTLETKDEQNNPPKRGRRRRPPKAAAPNNDTLTKGMRGRKKAACQAEEEEEQGEEEDGSSENMKVKPTVQRGGRAPRRPQQRLEASEATDDSAESTPQKRRGRPPKAQQHSAKKNLRTGRLSKENESEVEEMEMSQSQEEEDSKTTPKISDSSKKPALMTALHTLGFLSTSFMR; from the exons ATGAAGAGTCTGGCTGCTCAGGACGACGACAGCAAGCCCGGCCGGGGACGCAAACGAGGGGCAGCCGCTGCCAGCCAGGACGACAAGGCAGGCCAGGAGGCCAAGCCCAAACGAGGTTGGAGGAAGGAGCCGGTGGCTAACACCGGCGTGGGGGAGGAGCCGTGGGCCGAGACCAATGCCGCAGACACCACCCTGGAGACGAAAGACGAGCAGAACAATCCTCCCAAAAGAGGTCGCAGGAGACGGCCCCCCAAG GCTGCTGCGCCCAATAATGACACACTTACCAAGGGCATGAGGGGCCGGAAGAAGGCTGCTTGTCAagctgaggaggaagaggagcagggagaggaggaagatggcAGTAGTGAGAACATGAAAGTGAAGCCCACGGTGCAGAGAGGAGGCAGGGCACCACGGAGGCCGCAGCAGAG ACTGGAGGCCTCAGAGGCCACAGACGACTCTGCAGAATCCACGCCACAGAAAAGACGGGGGAGACCTCCCAAAGCACAGCAACATTCAGCCAAGAAAAATCT GCGCACAGGGCGTTTGAGTAAAGAGAACGAGTCCgaggtggaggagatggagatgTCTCAGAGCCAGGAAGAGGAGGACAGCAAGACCACACCCAAA ATTTCAGATTCTTCGAAGAAgcctgccttgatgacagctttgcacactcttggctttctctcaaccagcttcatgaggtag
- the LOC139547548 gene encoding sister chromatid cohesion protein PDS5 homolog B-A-like isoform X1: MKSLAAQDDDSKPGRGRKRGAAAASQDDKAGQEAKPKRGWRKEPVANTGVGEEPWAETNAADTTLETKDEQNNPPKRGRRRRPPKAAAPNNDTLTKGMRGRKKAACQAEEEEEQGEEEDGSSENMKVKPTVQRGGRAPRRPQQRLEASEATDDSAESTPQKRRGRPPKAQQHSAKKNLRTGRLSKENESEVEEMEMSQSQEEEDSKTTPKISDSSKKPALMTALHTLGFLSTSFMRTMTQHTSGLCKGYLTKESDGVLHQMTWPPE, translated from the exons ATGAAGAGTCTGGCTGCTCAGGACGACGACAGCAAGCCCGGCCGGGGACGCAAACGAGGGGCAGCCGCTGCCAGCCAGGACGACAAGGCAGGCCAGGAGGCCAAGCCCAAACGAGGTTGGAGGAAGGAGCCGGTGGCTAACACCGGCGTGGGGGAGGAGCCGTGGGCCGAGACCAATGCCGCAGACACCACCCTGGAGACGAAAGACGAGCAGAACAATCCTCCCAAAAGAGGTCGCAGGAGACGGCCCCCCAAG GCTGCTGCGCCCAATAATGACACACTTACCAAGGGCATGAGGGGCCGGAAGAAGGCTGCTTGTCAagctgaggaggaagaggagcagggagaggaggaagatggcAGTAGTGAGAACATGAAAGTGAAGCCCACGGTGCAGAGAGGAGGCAGGGCACCACGGAGGCCGCAGCAGAG ACTGGAGGCCTCAGAGGCCACAGACGACTCTGCAGAATCCACGCCACAGAAAAGACGGGGGAGACCTCCCAAAGCACAGCAACATTCAGCCAAGAAAAATCT GCGCACAGGGCGTTTGAGTAAAGAGAACGAGTCCgaggtggaggagatggagatgTCTCAGAGCCAGGAAGAGGAGGACAGCAAGACCACACCCAAA ATTTCAGATTCTTCGAAGAAgcctgccttgatgacagctttgcacactcttggctttctctcaaccagcttcatgag gacaatgacccaacacacctccgggctgtgtaagggctatttgactaaggagagtgatggagtgctacatcagatgacctggcctccagagtga